The Pseudomonas entomophila genome segment GGTGAAATTTATCGCCATATTTGGCAATGATCGTGATTTTTATTATGTCCAGTATCATCTGGCAGCCTTTGATGACTTTGCGGATTTCGACAATAGCTACCGGGTTGTACGGTACGTCTCGCTTTCGATTGAACGACGGCATGCTCCGGCGCCAATCGGTCACGGCGCATTCTTTTCCCGGCTCGGGCACATACACCGTCGAAGCGGTATAGGAAAAGTTGGGGGGGAGTTCGCCAATCAATGTAAAGGTGTTGGGCGTTTTGTCAGTGCATCCGGCCATTAGCGTGATGCCTACCCACATGAAGCTTTTGATTGCAGTGCTGTTCATCTTTGCCTCTGTACTCAAATCAACGTATGCCGACGCAAACGATCCACGTGGGCCTGGGGCGATTCGCCGAAGAGCGGCGCGCATTCCCGAGGCAGTTCGAAGCCGGGCGAACGAAGGCTGAGCACCAGCAGGAACTCGATCTGCGCCGGCGCGTGCCACCCCCAGTCCTGCGCGCGCTGCAACTGCCGTTGCAGCCAGGCACGGGGCGGTTGGCGCTCGGCCAGGGCCAGGTACGCCGGCAAGTGGTGGCTGTAGAGGTAGCGATGGGCATTGGCCCGGGCCACCGGGCCCGTGACATTCGGCGCGGGCAGTTGCAGCCAGGCGGGCTCGTTTGGCAGCGGATGGGCGCCCGGCGCGGGGTTGTCCAGCGTCGCCCAGGCCTGCCCTTGCCAGTAACACACACTGATGGCCTGCCCGAGGTAGGCCGGCAACGTCGCCCGGGCCGCGGCCAGGCCACGGGCCAGCACGCGGTTGTCGTGGAAGCGGTACAGCGCCCGCTGTGGCGGCTCGCCGACCAGCAAGCGTGCGCGCCAGTGCTCGACCCAGGCTGGCAGGTCGCCCGGCGCCAGGCTGGCCAGCCAGCCCCAGTGATCGTCCGGCAGCTCCAGCAGCGGCTGGATCAGCCGGACCTCGGCCTCGCCGACCAGGAAGCAGGCTGGCCCATGGAGCGCGAGGTAGGCAGCGTCGGTCTGCTGGTACAGCACCTGGCGACGGTCGGGGGGCAAGCTGCCCATCAGCGTCTGGCGCGCCTCGACATGGGCATCCAGCACCAGGGCGATATCGCGGCCCTGGGCGCGCTGGCGGGTTATCCACTGCCAGGGGGAGATCGCGCTCATCGGGCACCTCCCGCCGGCAGGCACAGGCCGTCGCGGCAGCTTTCGCACAGCGGGCAGTAATCGCTGGCGGTGGCCTGGCTGGTGTTAAACAGTGTCCGTTGCCAGGCGGATACGGGGGCCGACAGCGCCACCGGCGCAGCTTGCCCGGCCTGCTGCCCCGGCAGTGCCGGCGCGGTCGGCAGGCCGGTGACAGGCGCCCCGCCGATCTGCACCGGGCTGCTGGCGAAGATGCCGTTGGCGTTGATAAGCAGGTGCTGGCCCGCGACTTTCAAGCTGATGCTGTTGCCGCCCTCCACCAGCACCTCGCCATCGGCGCTCACCTGCACCCGCTGGCCCGCGTGCTGCAGCAGCACCGTGCCGACGCGGGTCTGGCTGGCCTGCTCGACGGTCAGGTGGTCATCGGTGCGCAGCAGTACCTTGCGTGCCCCGCTGACCGTGCGGTGGTCCTCGTCTTCCAGCGTGACCTGGCTGGTGCCCTTGATCAGCGCATGGCGCTGGCGGCCGATGTACAGGTGGCTGTCCTGCTCGATGCGCTCCTCCAGGTCGCGCTGGGCGCGCAGGTAGACCCGTTCCTGGCCGGCGCGGTCGTCCATGGACAGCTCGTTGTAGCCGCCGCCACCGCCCAGGCTACGGCTGCGCAGCACGGTGCGGCTGTTGTAGTCGGGCAGGGGATAGGGCGGCAGGTGCAGGCTGTCGGGCAGGCAGCCGCTGATCACCGGCTGGTCGGGGTCGTCGTCGAGGAAGCTGACCAGCACGGCCATGCCGACCCGTGGCACGGTCAGCGCGCCGTGGCGGTCGCCCGCCCAGCCCGAGGCGACCCGCAACCAGCAACTGCTGTGCTCGTCGCCACGGCCTTCGCGGTCCCAGTGGAACTGCACCTTGACCCGGCCGAAGGCGTCGCAGTACACCTCCTCGCCCTGGGGGCCGGTCACCCGGGCTTCCTGGCTGGCCGGCACACGGGGCTTGGCGTGGCTCAGGGGCGGGCGGTAGATCGTGTCCCACGGCATGGCGGTGAAGGTATTGGTGTAGTGCGCGGTGGCGTCGGCGGTGGCGTTCTCTTCCAGTACCTGCGGTTGCTGCCCTTTGTGCGCCACGCTGGTCAGCAGCCACCGCTGGTTGCACGCCGCCTGCGGGTGGCCGGTCAGGTTCACCAGGTGCCCGCTGACCAGGCCTGGCTCGTCGCTGGCCCCGTCGGCCGTGCACTGCCTGGCGCGGCAGCGTTCCAGGGTGCGCTGTGCCAGGGCGCGGCCACGGCCCTGGTCGACCGTTTGCAGCAGGCCGCCGGGGTAGGTGTAGTGTTCCCGGGCGGGCGTGTCGCCGGCCCGGCTGGTGTAGGCCAGGGCGGTGGCGCTCTTGCGAAAGTCGTGGTCGCGCAGCTCGACCCGCTCCACGCTGGATTCGAACGCCAGGGAGAAGGCGCTGGCCACGGCGGTATTGGCGTTGAGGCCGTTTTCCGGGACGAAGGCCAGTGGCTGCGGCAGGTGGGGAAAGTGCATCTGGTGATCGCTGAACACCACCCGATGGCCGTCGGGGGCGTGCTCGAAGCGATAATGGATGCCCTCTTCCTGGCACAGCCGTTCGATGAAGGCCAGGTCGGTTTCGCCGTACTGCACGCAATAGTCGCGAGGCGGGAAGGGCGCCTCGAGGCGGAACTGGCAGGCATCGGCGAGGATGCCGTGTTCCTTGAGCACCTGGCCGACGATCTGCGCCACCGTGCGCTGCTGGAATATCCGGTGGTTGTGGCGTAGTTCCAGGCGCGCCATGCGGGGCACCAGCCTGAGGTGGTAATGGGTTAGGCGCTGGCCGACAGTGCCCAGGCGTGCACGCGCCAGCATACCGTGCACACCTCGACCCTGGTCGTCGAAGGCGAGGAATGCCGGCTGGTCGAGCAGGGTCTGCAGTGCCAGGCTGGTGCTTTCGCTGACCAGCTCGATATCGAACCCGTACAGGGTGCTGATGCCTTCTGCGCCGCTGAAGGCGAGCACGTGCGCGCCGCGGGGCAGGGCGTCGGCGAACAGGCGCAGACGCTCCGGAGGGGAGGGGGTGAACATCCGATGTCCTTGTCGAGGCGGTAAAGGCCGAACGCTAACAGTGACAATCGAGGAGGTGTTGTAGGACCTGTCTGGTGCGACGGAAGGCTATATCTTTGTTTGGAGTGGGGTGTCTAGGCGCCCCTGCGTGGCTCAGTCGAACCGATAGATGTCCATGCCCAACGCCCCCAGGGTGAAGCCCTGGTGAACGATGCCGAACTGTGCGCCGGCGCCCATGGCGAAGTACAGCGGCAACAGGTGCTCATCGCTGGGGTGATTGCGTACCGCGAATGGCGCCTGTCGGCGATAGTCCAGCAGCGCGGCCTGGTCGTTCACCTGCAAGCGCGCCACCACCCAGTCGCGAAATGTCAGCGCCCAGGGCTCGACCGTATCTGGCCCGGCATGCCAGTCCAGCTCGCCCAGGTTGTGGGTGATGCTGCCCGAACCAATCAGCAGGATGCCTTCCTCGCGTAGTGTCGACAGCGCCTGCCCGACCTTCAGTTGCAGGGCCGGGCCGGCCTGGCTGGGCAGAGACACCTGGATGACCGGGATGTCGGCCTGTGGATACATCAGCGATAGCGGCACCCAGGCGCCGTGGTCGAAAGGCCGTTGCGCATCCAGCCGCGCGCCCAGGCGCTCGGCGACCTGCCGGGCCAGTTCCGGCGCGCCGGGCGCGGGGTACTGCACGGCGTACAGGGCTGGCGGGAAGCCGTGGAAGTCGTGCCAGGTCGGTGGTTGTGGGTTGCTCATCACCAGCAGCTCGCGGCTCTCCCAGTGCGCCGACACCACCACGATCGCCTTCGGGCGCTGCAGTGCGCGGGCCAGGGCGGCCAGGGCCGGGCCGCTGGCGCCGGGTTGCAGGGCGAGCATGGGGGAACCATGGGAGATGAACAGGCTGGGCAGCATGGCGAAGTCCTGGCAGGTAAGATGGCCCATCTTCGGTCAGCCAACGATCGAGATCCAATATAAGTTTTTACGGTTACCTATCGAAAAACCGGGAGGGATCATGGAGCCAGCGTTCTGGCACAAGCGATGGGCGGACAACCAGATCGGCTTTCACCAACCCCAGGTGAACCCGTACCTGCAGGCGCACTGGCCGGCGCTGGGGCTGGCCCCCGGAGCGCGGGTGCTGGTGCCTTTGTGCGGCAAGAGCCTGGACATGCTCTGGCTGGCCGCGCAGGGGTATCGAGTGATGGGCGTGGAGCTGTCGCGGCGCGCGGTGGAAGATTTCTTCACTGAGCATGGGTTGCCGGCGCAGGTGACGCAGCACGGCGTGTTCGAGGCCTGGCGCAGTGATGAGGTGGAGATCTGGTGTGGGGATGTGTTTGCCTTGCGCGCCGAGGATCTTGCCGATTGCGCGGGGGTGTATGACCGGGCGGCCTTGATTGCGCTGCCGCCTGGGATGCGCGAGCGCTACATGGCGTTGCTGGGCGCGAAGTTGCCGGCGGCGTGTCGCGGGGTACTGGTGACCCTGGATTACGACCAGGCGTTGATCGACGGGCCGCCGTTCTCTGTGCCGGATGCCGAAGTGCGTGCAGGGTTTGCCGGGTGGCGGGTTGTTGAAGTTGAGGGGCGGGAGATTATCGAGGAGAGCCCGAAGTTCATCAAGGCTGGCGTATCGAGCCTGGTCGAGCGGGTGTACCGCTTGAGTCGGTAGGAGCCGACCTTGCCGGCGAACACCGGCAAGGCCGACTTTCTAAAGGGGTATCGCAAACAAGCAAGGGCGACCGAAGTCGCCCTTGCTTGTTGCTGCCGGGATCAGCCGCGACGGCGCAGGGCGTCGATGCGGTCTTCCAGCGGCGGGTGGCTCATCAGCAGGCCGGCCAGGCCGTGCTTGAGGCCGCCGTTGATGCCGAAGGCCTTCAGGGTGTCGGGCATGTGCACCGGCAGGCCCTGTTCGGAGCGCAGGCGCTGCAGGGCGCCAATCATCGCGCCAGTACCGGCCAGGTGGGCGCCGGCTTCGTCGGCGCGGAACTCGCGGCGGCGCGAGTACCACATGACGATGATGCTGGCGAGGATGCCCAGCACCAGCTCGGCGACGATGGTGGCAACGAAATAGGCGATGCCGTGGCCTTCTTCGTTCTTGAAGATCACCCGGTCGACGAAGTTGCCGATGATGCGGGCGAAGAACATCACGAAGGTGTTCACCACGCCTTGCACCAGCGCCATGGTGACCATGTCGCCATTGGCCACGTGGCCGATCTCGTGGGCCAGCACCGCGCGCACCTCGTCGGGCGAGAAGCGCTCGAGCAGGCCTTGCGATACCGCTACCAGGGCGTCGTTGCGGTTCCAGCCGGTGGCGAAGGCGTTGGCCTCGTAAGCCGGGAAAATGCCCACCTCGGGCATCTTGATGCCGGCTTCGCGGGACAGCTCCTCGACGGTCTGCAGCAGCCACTGCTCATGGCGGGTGCGAGGCTGGGTGATGATCTGGGTGCCGGTGGTCATCTTCGCCATCCACTTGGAGATGAACAGCGAGACCAGCGAGCCAGCGAAACCGAACACGGCGCAGAAGACCAGCAGTTGGCCGAGGTTGAGGTCAACCCCGTTGGCTGCCATGAACCCGTTGAAGCCGAACAGGCTCAGGGTAATGCTTGCAACCAGCACCACCGCGAGGTTGGTGGCTACAAACAACAGAATGCGCATCATGGTTGTCACGTTCTCCTGACGGATGAGTTTGTTGCGTACTGCGGGGTATATAAGGGGGAGGGCGCGGCGATTCAACCGGGCGACTATTTCAAACTGTGTACGGCGGAGTATGGCAGAGGATGCCGGGCGTGCCGTGGGATAGAGCGTTGCAGGATGTAAGGGGATTCGGCGTGGGCGTTGTGTCGATCTTGGGAACGAGCGCCACGCGGGCGGCGCTCGATTTCCGCGCCACCCTGACTATCGAACCGAATTTACTGCGAGTAGGTGCGCAGGAAATTGCCAATGCGCCCGATCGCCTGCTCCAGGTCGTCCACCCGTGGCAGCGTCACCACGCGGAAGTGGTCCGGCCACGGCCAGTTGAACGCTGTGCCTTGGACGATCAACAGTTTCTCCGACAGCAGCAGGTCGAGGACGAACTTCTCGTCGTTGTGGATCGGGCAGACCTTCGGGTCGATCTTCGGGAACGCGTACAGCGCACCCATGGGCTTGACGCAGCTCACGCCCGGGATCGAGTTGAGCAGCTCGTAGGTGCGGTTGCGCTGTTCGAGCAGGCGCCCCGGTGGCAGCACCAGGTCGTTGATGCTCTGGTAGCCCCCCAGCGCGGTCTGGATCGCGTGCTGGGCCGGCACGTTGGCGCACAGGCGCATGTTGGCCAGCATGTCGATGCCTTCGATATAGCTCTGGGCGTGGTGCTTGGGCCCGGAGATGATCAGCCAGCCAGAACGGAAGCCGGCCACGCGGTACGACTTGGACAGGCCGTTGAAGGTCAGGCACAGCAGGTCCGGGGCCAGCGACGCGGTGCTGATGTGCACGGCCTCGTCGTAGAGGATCTTGTCGTAGATCTCGTCGGAGAACACCACCAGGTTGTGCTGGCGCGCCAGCTCCAGCATGCCCAGCAGCAGCTCTTTCGAATACACGGCGCCGGTCGGGTTGTTCGGGTTGATGATCACCAGGGCCTTGGTGTTCGGGGTGATCTTGGCCTTGATGTCGTCCAGGTCGGGGAACCAGTCGGCCTGCTCGTCGCACAGGTAGTGCACCGGCTTGCCGCCGGCCAGGCTCACCGCGGCGGTCCACAGCGGGTAGTCGGGGGCCGGGATCAGCACTTCGTCGCCGTTGTTCAGCAGGGCCTGCATGGACATGACGATCAGCTCGGACACGCCGTTACCCAGGTAGATATCCTCGATCCCGACGCCTTCGATCTGCTTCTGCTGGCAGTATTGCATCACCGCCTTGCGCGCGCTGAACAGGCCTTTCGAATCGCTGTAGCCCTGGGCGGTGGGCAGGTTGCGGATCACGTCCTGCAGGATTTCGTCCGGCGCCTCGAAGCCAAACGGCGCCGGGTTGCCGATGTTCAGCTTGAGGATGCGGTGGCCTTCCTCTTCCAGGCGCTTGGCGTGCTTGAGCACTGGGCCGCGAATGTCGTAGCAGACATTGGCGAGCTTGTTCGATTTGCTGAACTGCATGATGTGATCCTGGTTGGACAAGGCGCGGCGCGCCGCCGGCAATGGTTTGAAAAGGGCGAGGCGCATGCCAGACTGGCTGGCTGGGAAAGCCAACTAATATACGTTCCACCCGCGCCATAAATAAAGACGGTGCGAGGTGAAATTCAGCCTGCCGAGGTCCATTCATGCAAAAGATCGACAAGACACTGGAAGAGTGGCGCGCCATGCTCGACCCCGCCCAGTACCAGGTGTGCCGCCTGAAGGGCACCGAGCGGCCGTTCAGTGGTAAGTACAACAGTGAACGCGGCAATGGCGTCTACCATTGCATCTGCTGCGACCTGCCGCTGTTCGACTCGAAGGCCAAGTTCGACTCCGGTTGTGGCTGGCCGAGCTTCTACGAACCTATCGAGGAGGCCGCGATGATCGAGATCCGCGACACCTCCCACGGCATGATCCGCACCGAAGTCACCTGCGCGCAATGCGATGCCCACCTGGGCCACGTATTCCCCGATGGCCCGCCACCGACCGGCCTGCGCTACTGCATCAACTCGGTGTGCCTGGACCTCAAACCCCGCGATTGAAGGAGCAAACGCATGGCCGATGCACTGCTGGACATTCCTTGCGTCACCCTTTCCGGTGAGCAGAAATTACTGGGCGACTACGCCGGCAAGGCGCTGCTGGTGGTCAACACCGCCAGCCAGTGCGGCTTCACCCCGCAGTACAAGGGCCTCGAGCGCCTGTGGCAGGACTACGGCCAGCGCGGCCTGATGGTGCTGGGCTTCCCCTGCAACCAGTTTGGCAAGCAGGAGCCGGGCGATGCGAAGGCGATTGCGCAGTTCTGCGAGCTCAACTTTGGTGTGAGCTTCCCGCTGTTTCGCAAGATCGAGGTCAACGGCCCCAATGCCCACCCGCTGTTCGTCGAACTCAAGCGGCGCGCGCCGGGCGTGCTGGGCACGCAGAACATCAAGTGGAACTTCACCAAGTTCCTGGTCGACCCGGCCAGTGGCAAGGTTACCCGTTTCGGTTCGACCACCAAGCCCGAGGCGCTGAAACCCTCCATCGAGGCGCTGCTCAACCGCTGACCGGCGCCCAGTGGTCGATCAGCGCCAGCAGCTCCTCGCGGCGGAACGGCTTGGCCAGGTAGTCGTTCATGCCCGCGGCACGGCAGCGCTCGCGTTCCTCGGGCATGGCGTTGGCGGTCAGCGCGACGATCGGCAGTTCCGGCCAGCGCCCGCTCTGGCGAATGCGCCGGCTGGCCTCGTAGCCATCCATCACCGGCATGTTGCAGTCCATCAACACCAGGTCGAAGCGTTCCTGCTCCAGCAATTCGAGGGCCTCGGCCCCATGGGCGGCGACCTGCACCTGGCAGCCGAGCTTGGCGAGCATGCCTTTGGCCACCAACTGGTTCACCGGGTTATCCTCCACCAGCAGGATGCGTGCCCGGCGCTCTCTGGACGCTGGCACCTCGTGGGGCAGCGGCGCGTTGGGCTCGCCTTGCAGGGTGCGGCGTAGCGTCTGGTACAGGGCATTGCGCGCCAGCGGCCGGGCCAGCTGGTGCAGCGGCGCCAGTTGGGTGGCCTGTTCGCTGGGTAGAAAGTTGCCGTAGGCAGTTACCAGCAGAATCGGCGCCTGGATCGCCGGGCGCAGGTCCAGCATATGATCGAGATCGTCGGTGATCAGCAGGTCCACGGTTTTGCCCGCCAGCTGCGCGGCATTGTCGAAGCGCGCATAGTCCAGGCCCCAGCGCGGCAGCAGTTCCTGCAGCAGCTCGGCCAGGCCGCTGCCCGGTTTGCCCAGGGCCACGATACGCCCAACCAACGGCGCCGGCGGGATGGCCTCGGTGTGGGCAGGTAGCGGCAGTTCGGCGCTGAAGCGGCTGCCAAAGCCGGTTTCGGACTGGATGTGCAGGTGCCCCTGCATGGCTTGGCACAGGTTGCGAGTCAGGGCCAGCCCCAGGCCGGTGCCGCCGTACTGGCGGGTGATGCCGGCGCCGGCCTGGGTGAAGGGTTGGAAGATCCGTGCCTGGGCTTCTTCGGGGATGCCGATGCCGGTGTCACTGACTTCCAGGCGCACGCCGCCGACGATGCTGGTCAGGCGCACATCGACGCGGCCGAAG includes the following:
- a CDS encoding DUF4123 domain-containing protein, which produces MSAISPWQWITRQRAQGRDIALVLDAHVEARQTLMGSLPPDRRQVLYQQTDAAYLALHGPACFLVGEAEVRLIQPLLELPDDHWGWLASLAPGDLPAWVEHWRARLLVGEPPQRALYRFHDNRVLARGLAAARATLPAYLGQAISVCYWQGQAWATLDNPAPGAHPLPNEPAWLQLPAPNVTGPVARANAHRYLYSHHLPAYLALAERQPPRAWLQRQLQRAQDWGWHAPAQIEFLLVLSLRSPGFELPRECAPLFGESPQAHVDRLRRHTLI
- the tssI gene encoding type VI secretion system tip protein TssI/VgrG; translated protein: MFTPSPPERLRLFADALPRGAHVLAFSGAEGISTLYGFDIELVSESTSLALQTLLDQPAFLAFDDQGRGVHGMLARARLGTVGQRLTHYHLRLVPRMARLELRHNHRIFQQRTVAQIVGQVLKEHGILADACQFRLEAPFPPRDYCVQYGETDLAFIERLCQEEGIHYRFEHAPDGHRVVFSDHQMHFPHLPQPLAFVPENGLNANTAVASAFSLAFESSVERVELRDHDFRKSATALAYTSRAGDTPAREHYTYPGGLLQTVDQGRGRALAQRTLERCRARQCTADGASDEPGLVSGHLVNLTGHPQAACNQRWLLTSVAHKGQQPQVLEENATADATAHYTNTFTAMPWDTIYRPPLSHAKPRVPASQEARVTGPQGEEVYCDAFGRVKVQFHWDREGRGDEHSSCWLRVASGWAGDRHGALTVPRVGMAVLVSFLDDDPDQPVISGCLPDSLHLPPYPLPDYNSRTVLRSRSLGGGGGYNELSMDDRAGQERVYLRAQRDLEERIEQDSHLYIGRQRHALIKGTSQVTLEDEDHRTVSGARKVLLRTDDHLTVEQASQTRVGTVLLQHAGQRVQVSADGEVLVEGGNSISLKVAGQHLLINANGIFASSPVQIGGAPVTGLPTAPALPGQQAGQAAPVALSAPVSAWQRTLFNTSQATASDYCPLCESCRDGLCLPAGGAR
- a CDS encoding DODA-type extradiol aromatic ring-opening family dioxygenase; this encodes MLPSLFISHGSPMLALQPGASGPALAALARALQRPKAIVVVSAHWESRELLVMSNPQPPTWHDFHGFPPALYAVQYPAPGAPELARQVAERLGARLDAQRPFDHGAWVPLSLMYPQADIPVIQVSLPSQAGPALQLKVGQALSTLREEGILLIGSGSITHNLGELDWHAGPDTVEPWALTFRDWVVARLQVNDQAALLDYRRQAPFAVRNHPSDEHLLPLYFAMGAGAQFGIVHQGFTLGALGMDIYRFD
- a CDS encoding thiopurine S-methyltransferase produces the protein MEPAFWHKRWADNQIGFHQPQVNPYLQAHWPALGLAPGARVLVPLCGKSLDMLWLAAQGYRVMGVELSRRAVEDFFTEHGLPAQVTQHGVFEAWRSDEVEIWCGDVFALRAEDLADCAGVYDRAALIALPPGMRERYMALLGAKLPAACRGVLVTLDYDQALIDGPPFSVPDAEVRAGFAGWRVVEVEGREIIEESPKFIKAGVSSLVERVYRLSR
- the htpX gene encoding protease HtpX, coding for MMRILLFVATNLAVVLVASITLSLFGFNGFMAANGVDLNLGQLLVFCAVFGFAGSLVSLFISKWMAKMTTGTQIITQPRTRHEQWLLQTVEELSREAGIKMPEVGIFPAYEANAFATGWNRNDALVAVSQGLLERFSPDEVRAVLAHEIGHVANGDMVTMALVQGVVNTFVMFFARIIGNFVDRVIFKNEEGHGIAYFVATIVAELVLGILASIIVMWYSRRREFRADEAGAHLAGTGAMIGALQRLRSEQGLPVHMPDTLKAFGINGGLKHGLAGLLMSHPPLEDRIDALRRRG
- a CDS encoding pyridoxal phosphate-dependent aminotransferase produces the protein MQFSKSNKLANVCYDIRGPVLKHAKRLEEEGHRILKLNIGNPAPFGFEAPDEILQDVIRNLPTAQGYSDSKGLFSARKAVMQYCQQKQIEGVGIEDIYLGNGVSELIVMSMQALLNNGDEVLIPAPDYPLWTAAVSLAGGKPVHYLCDEQADWFPDLDDIKAKITPNTKALVIINPNNPTGAVYSKELLLGMLELARQHNLVVFSDEIYDKILYDEAVHISTASLAPDLLCLTFNGLSKSYRVAGFRSGWLIISGPKHHAQSYIEGIDMLANMRLCANVPAQHAIQTALGGYQSINDLVLPPGRLLEQRNRTYELLNSIPGVSCVKPMGALYAFPKIDPKVCPIHNDEKFVLDLLLSEKLLIVQGTAFNWPWPDHFRVVTLPRVDDLEQAIGRIGNFLRTYSQ
- the msrB gene encoding peptide-methionine (R)-S-oxide reductase MsrB, with translation MQKIDKTLEEWRAMLDPAQYQVCRLKGTERPFSGKYNSERGNGVYHCICCDLPLFDSKAKFDSGCGWPSFYEPIEEAAMIEIRDTSHGMIRTEVTCAQCDAHLGHVFPDGPPPTGLRYCINSVCLDLKPRD
- a CDS encoding glutathione peroxidase — encoded protein: MADALLDIPCVTLSGEQKLLGDYAGKALLVVNTASQCGFTPQYKGLERLWQDYGQRGLMVLGFPCNQFGKQEPGDAKAIAQFCELNFGVSFPLFRKIEVNGPNAHPLFVELKRRAPGVLGTQNIKWNFTKFLVDPASGKVTRFGSTTKPEALKPSIEALLNR